In the Halictus rubicundus isolate RS-2024b chromosome 12, iyHalRubi1_principal, whole genome shotgun sequence genome, caaaaattcatttacagTCTAAAACATTGAAATATATACACAAATTTTACGTATCAATGGACTGCAATTTATTAATCAAGAGTCACGCATTCATTGAGATCATCGAAGAGACAATTAATCTCGCGAATAAAGATTCGATCAACTTTCTGTCTCGAGCTTCATTCTCGATTGTTTAGTCTTTTTCTTAACGAGGAGAATTGCATTGCTAAATACCAgggtcgccagatgaggggaaggagcacgaatcgaggggaaaagttacccctACCCCGCCGGTCACGATGCCGCGGCGGAAGTGTGGAGAATCatgcggtagaaggggaaattaggaGATTCTGCTCCGGACTTTACATTGAAAGAAGCACAAGACCGTCGTGAAGTATACCGAAAGCAATTAATAATACGAAACAAAAGAAAGTACTTTTCCCTGCGCGTATCTCTTCTAATCTATTTGAACGAGTCGGAAAGAAAGAAGTTTCGCTGCGGTAGAGAAATAGATAGTTTACTGCTGTTCAGCAAATAAGATAATGCTTATCAAGGTCAGACAGAGATAATGAATGATATTTGAAAACACGTATTCGTTACATTATCGCTTCACAAGTTCGTCGAATATGCGAAGTTGCTGTGCGACGTGCTGTTCCGGGTTAATTAATCGCCATACGAATTCGTAAAAGTGAAAAGTAATTATACGTTATCGCAAAGTACTACCGTTGATTACCTATATCGTAACTTCAGGTACAAAAGTCGCCAGTTCGTTCcggtaaaaaaatatatatatatatattttcgcTCTTTTCGCATTAGTTACGCGAAAAATCGAATCCCTATCCCCCCATGTATTTGTAGCTCTGCTTTTTAATATAcacaatttatatatacatataatttcaTATATAAATGCAGTTAAATACACGTGAATATGAAGGAATTCAATCATCAAGTTTTTAGAATTATTCTaaactatttttttaaaaattactatatgtAATCACAATTTCTATATATAATCAATGTGAGATCGTTGAATAGAATAACACATGAAAATGTGCGGTTGGCAGTGTGGCTTTGCCTTAATACATTTTCATTAGTTACCTCTAAATATGCAACTACATTTACATAAATAGGCAGGTATATTTACAGGCGCGATACTAATGTCTTGTATGAACTTGCTCCCTTTCCTATTTCTAAAGCTGCTCATATGTACACTTACGTTttatattatacaaaataaaatcgttTCCAACTGAATTGCAGGGTACACGAATTAAAATGTGTTCCGCGTAAAATTCTAGAGATATATGGAATGCGTTTCTCGACACGGTATCACAATTACAAAATCGAATGCGCATCGTTCTGTATCACAGCTCGGTGGTGGCTACCCCCCAGTATTGTTGCATCCTCGTAGTGTCCTGTTCGAGGGAGTCCAATCCGTTTCTTTCTTGAATAACGGCGAAATCGTATTCGAGATTGTACGGCATCAGCCTTTGCAGGCTGCCGAAGTAAGCCGCATTTGGTCCCCCGTTCAGTAATCTCCTGCCGCTGCCAAATCGTACGATAGGTGGCCGCGGAAGGGAAGGATTAAAGGATCTAGCGCTACCGAATCTCTTCGATAGAAAAGGCAAATTGCCTCCTAATTGAGGAGTGGATCTCGATTGACCCCGGCGCAATGGGGTTCTCGATAGAGTGTCCAATTCCTTGTCGAATAACAGCTGAGTATTCTGCTCGAGCATGTACTCCCAGCAACGAAACTGCTCCTCGCTTAATGCCCCGGACCTCTCGGAGACGGTGTCCTCTTGCGTCCCCTGGCAAGTCGAAACCTGCACAATTGTCCCCAATTTGTTATACCGTTCCTCCGTCCCCGTAATGTTCATTTTTAAATCTCTGAGTCATTGTCGTTATCCTCGGTATTTCAGCAGATATATCTCCAGCatgcatatttttatttcttaaagtGTTaatagttaaatattttttagagcTACTGTACTTTCGTTTTTGGTTACCTTCCTTCCTCCATTCTCGTGAACGAAGACGGTTTGCCGGGCCTTGTTTGTGGCCCTGGAAGCCGCACTTCCTGGCCAGACTCTACCGGAAGGATGTCTCGATTTAAACGTGCTATCGCTGGCTTGATCGGATTGACCGCTTGGCGAGCTCCTGTCGTCCTTGTACGGTGGACTTTCATTTTCTTGCGCTGGTCGACGGTTTTTGAAGTACCTGCCCGAGCCGTTGTGGGCTTTGTTCGACCTGCATCACAATTGCATCGTGGCTGTTACTACCTGCACCTTGAATCTTAAAAGATCTTTGTAACTGGATGCTCTGCGATCGTGAGACGATTTTTGAGAACTTTTTGAAAGGAAAggatgaaataataattttctaaatcgaTTATTAAATCTATTTCTAAATCGATTCGTTAAAAAATAGTATATGTACAAATAAAAATGGCGCAGTCTTGCTCACCTGTTCACTATGCTTTTCAACACGCCGTTCAAGTAATAACCCTCGTTCGCGTGACAGCAACAAGGTCCAGGTGGTTTATGCGCAGCCGGAGGCACGCAACAAGGGCAAGGACAATCCCCATCCGTCCGAGTCCTATTCTTTCCGACCGCGTGCCTCAACTCCCTCATCACCTGATCCAAATCGCCCTGATTGGGTCCGGTTAATCGAACAACCATAATACTTAGATTATCCTCCGCGCCGTAAGCCTGCGCCAGATCTTGCAGCCGCTTAGCAGCCAGAACCGGACTGGCCTCTGCACGGGCTTCTCGAACGGCTTCTTGGATGCTCAATACTTCCCACAGTCTTCGATTCGCGATGATCACGAATTCATCGTCATCCTCCAAGTCGACCACCTCGAACGTCGGGTCGGGAACTACCAGAGGAAACATGGCCGCGTTTCCCAGTTGATTTTTCACGGAGACCTTCTTGGGCGGGGCCAAGTTCAATGGTCCAGCGGCCCTGCAAAGGACGGCTTTCGCGTCCCCGGAAGAAGCCACCTTCAACGAGTACTTTGTGGTCGCTTTCGGGTATCCCTGTTGCGGTTGGACCCTAACAACGTGCACCAAGGTCGCGTCGATGCCGTATTTCTGTCCCTTCTCCTTCAGTTCTCTGTGAGCCGACAGCAGCGTGTACTTCAAGTATTCTTTCGACGTCTCGCGAACGGTCCTTTCCTCCAACAGAAGCCGAGGTATCATTTCTTGAAGAGCGCTAGGCGCTTCTTGGTTCGAGCCACCGTCGAATATGCCGAACAGACCTTCCACGTTGCAGAACGATGGCATCCTCACTTGTGAAACGTATAATCTGCGCACACAGGATTAGTTGTTTATAATCTTTAACGAATTGTTTCTTCTACCGGTAGACTACTACAAACTGATTCGAATCAAAATAATTGAATTCGTTAGATAGGAGATGTCGATCGATAAACCGGTTTTTACCGTTCTCTGGATCCAGCCGTTTCCGAAAATCCCAATCTCCACGGCTGCTCCACGCTCTTCCCCGAGGATACAATCTCCTGCTGATGAGGGTGAGAAGGTAGACTCGGTCTATTCTGTCCCGATACGTCGACTAACGATATCGGTCGCTGGGATCTGTATACTTGGAATTGTCTGGGGTCCACGTGGAGCCTCGAATTGCAGGATATATCGAGGAACTGCAGCTGGGGCGGGACTAAAGTCGCCAGATTTACTCTGTCCAATTGATTATGGGCTAAATCCAATACCTATACCAGGGTTCATTCGTTTAACATCCGTACCTTCCTCTCGTTTGTTCGAGTAAATTAACCCCTTGACGAACGAATTcaatgaaattaaataaaatcaccgttggactgcggatctcgAAGTCTTCTAGAAATCGAAGATACAGAAGTGTTTATTTCATCTTATCATTTATGTAAGCGTAACAATGAATTCGAGACGATGAATTCGATACAGCTATGTTCCCGGTATGGTAGCAAACATGTTGTTGGTATTATCTGCTGTTGATATTAAACGATGCTC is a window encoding:
- the Phlpp gene encoding PH domain leucine-rich repeat protein phosphatase isoform X1, coding for MVYFGDLLAIMEERDFDRDTIDTDSLEFEAIQLSAYPKKLDLSNGGLSRIPESAIAFPAIEELVLSQNQLTNANNNLELLHRFPKLHVLHLESNELKKIPRELLELRGLTYLNVSDNKIEKLSADVSQLINLKELILDRNGIKYLPHELGELKNLRNISLAGNCLSSLPSFFNMRALTLTDVLPKTDHNKVYKDERTSQNNLYKVNLRNNQLKGNIILGNYGNLTHLDVSENSIEKLDISALQELRSIRCARNILTELTVCGRNLVSLIAGNNKLKKLIIEPMPVNLEHLDVSYNNLDALPEWTPDLPVLRALFASHNALTALPDRLLTQPSRLEVLHLPHNRLQALPPPRKPLNIVHLTLQDNALTVLPTSFFANTEKMKVLNLSNNRLSELPSMGDGNKSRQSNHSLEKLYLTANCLTDTALDTLAKLTSLRVLHIAYNTLDTLPESCTGSWKDLEELVLSGNRLQYLPDNVGNLRHLRVLRVHSNRLLTCPTFNKTTSLKVLDLAHNQLDRVNLATLVPPQLQFLDISCNSRLHVDPRQFQVYRSQRPISLVDVSGQNRPSLPSHPHQQEIVSSGKSVEQPWRLGFSETAGSRERLYVSQVRMPSFCNVEGLFGIFDGGSNQEAPSALQEMIPRLLLEERTVRETSKEYLKYTLLSAHRELKEKGQKYGIDATLVHVVRVQPQQGYPKATTKYSLKVASSGDAKAVLCRAAGPLNLAPPKKVSVKNQLGNAAMFPLVVPDPTFEVVDLEDDDEFVIIANRRLWEVLSIQEAVREARAEASPVLAAKRLQDLAQAYGAEDNLSIMVVRLTGPNQGDLDQVMRELRHAVGKNRTRTDGDCPCPCCVPPAAHKPPGPCCCHANEGYYLNGVLKSIVNRSNKAHNGSGRYFKNRRPAQENESPPYKDDRSSPSGQSDQASDSTFKSRHPSGRVWPGSAASRATNKARQTVFVHENGGRKVSTCQGTQEDTVSERSGALSEEQFRCWEYMLEQNTQLLFDKELDTLSRTPLRRGQSRSTPQLGGNLPFLSKRFGSARSFNPSLPRPPIVRFGSGRRLLNGGPNAAYFGSLQRLMPYNLEYDFAVIQERNGLDSLEQDTTRMQQYWGVATTEL
- the Phlpp gene encoding PH domain leucine-rich repeat protein phosphatase isoform X2, whose product is MRALTLTDVLPKTDHNKVYKDERTSQNNLYKVNLRNNQLKGNIILGNYGNLTHLDVSENSIEKLDISALQELRSIRCARNILTELTVCGRNLVSLIAGNNKLKKLIIEPMPVNLEHLDVSYNNLDALPEWTPDLPVLRALFASHNALTALPDRLLTQPSRLEVLHLPHNRLQALPPPRKPLNIVHLTLQDNALTVLPTSFFANTEKMKVLNLSNNRLSELPSMGDGNKSRQSNHSLEKLYLTANCLTDTALDTLAKLTSLRVLHIAYNTLDTLPESCTGSWKDLEELVLSGNRLQYLPDNVGNLRHLRVLRVHSNRLLTCPTFNKTTSLKVLDLAHNQLDRVNLATLVPPQLQFLDISCNSRLHVDPRQFQVYRSQRPISLVDVSGQNRPSLPSHPHQQEIVSSGKSVEQPWRLGFSETAGSRERLYVSQVRMPSFCNVEGLFGIFDGGSNQEAPSALQEMIPRLLLEERTVRETSKEYLKYTLLSAHRELKEKGQKYGIDATLVHVVRVQPQQGYPKATTKYSLKVASSGDAKAVLCRAAGPLNLAPPKKVSVKNQLGNAAMFPLVVPDPTFEVVDLEDDDEFVIIANRRLWEVLSIQEAVREARAEASPVLAAKRLQDLAQAYGAEDNLSIMVVRLTGPNQGDLDQVMRELRHAVGKNRTRTDGDCPCPCCVPPAAHKPPGPCCCHANEGYYLNGVLKSIVNRSNKAHNGSGRYFKNRRPAQENESPPYKDDRSSPSGQSDQASDSTFKSRHPSGRVWPGSAASRATNKARQTVFVHENGGRKVSTCQGTQEDTVSERSGALSEEQFRCWEYMLEQNTQLLFDKELDTLSRTPLRRGQSRSTPQLGGNLPFLSKRFGSARSFNPSLPRPPIVRFGSGRRLLNGGPNAAYFGSLQRLMPYNLEYDFAVIQERNGLDSLEQDTTRMQQYWGVATTEL